The sequence TCCAGGGCCAGCAGCGCGTGCGCCGGGTCCGGCTTGACCCGGGGGGCGTCCTCGCGGGCCAGGAAGACCCCGCAGCTCTTTTCCACGTCCGGGAAGACCTTCTTCACCGCGGCCGTGCAGTTGCGGGTGATGATGCCCGTGGCCAGGCCCCGCCCGGACAGACCGGCCAGCACCGGCCGGGCGAAGTCGAAGAGCCGCCCCCTGGCCGCCGCGTCCAGCTCCATGGCCGTGATCGTGAGCAGCCCCCGGGTGCGCAGCTGCTTGCCCAGGTCCTCGTCAAAGGCCCCGACCTCCTCCACCAGCTCCTCCAGCCACTCCAGCACCGGCAGGCCGCCGGATTCCGGCCGCTCGCCCAGGAAGGCCTCGGCCAGGGCCGCGATGGCGGTCCGCATGCGGTTGAAGTCGATCA is a genomic window of Desulfovibrio aminophilus containing:
- a CDS encoding HAD family hydrolase — encoded protein: MSIDAVIFDFDGTLAELVIDFNRMRTAIAALAEAFLGERPESGGLPVLEWLEELVEEVGAFDEDLGKQLRTRGLLTITAMELDAAARGRLFDFARPVLAGLSGRGLATGIITRNCTAAVKKVFPDVEKSCGVFLAREDAPRVKPDPAHALLALERLGVAPGRALLIGDHPLDVETARRAGMLAGAVATGRMGLEELSLASPDFVAEDCPALLAQLGLLEGFAAGFAPVGENG